In Aegilops tauschii subsp. strangulata cultivar AL8/78 chromosome 3, Aet v6.0, whole genome shotgun sequence, one genomic interval encodes:
- the LOC109737829 gene encoding uncharacterized protein, protein MARKRKTDAAPRLDEADRTLYSSFCGAANSLSQLYSQAMAQQKLSFQAGERHALEKLHQWILRKHDEESRLTVADIMSHIQHEIDYGGTDAHVSPRVHQHPMSVNPFTSIQPSAGSYAQATSGHAPRPSLSDQSKNTIFSNALSSPVRRSLQTYHLTQGAGNGGRNTEANSAGQNREANSASSNDTSMDMVSDSAGNGYY, encoded by the exons atggcccGAAAGAGAAAGACGGACGCCGCGCCGCGGTTGGACGAGGCCGACCGCACGCTCTACTCCAGCTTCTGCGGCGCCGCCAATTCCCTCTCCCAGCTATACTCCCAGGCCATGGCCCAGCAGAAGCTCTCCTTCCAGGCTGGCGAGCGGCACGCCCTC GAAAAGCTCCACCAATGGATCTTGAGGAAGCATGATGAGGAGTCGAGGCTTACTGTTGCGGACATAATGTCACACATCCAG CATGAGATTGACTATGGAGGTACTGATGCACATGTATCCCCAAGGGTACATCAGCATCCCATGAGTGTGAATCCGTTTACAAGTATCCAACCCTCAGCTGGGTCGTACGCACAAGCAACATCCGGGCATGCTCCCAGACCCAGCCTCAGTGACCAGTCAAAGAATACAATATTCTCAAATGCATTATCAAGCCCGGTCCGCAGGAGCCTCCAGACGTATCACTTAACCCAAGGTGCTGGTAATGGAGGACGGAACACTGAAGCAAACTCAGCCGGGCAAAACCGAGAGGCCAACTCTGCAAGCTCCAATGACACCTCCATGGACATGGTTTCAGACAGCGCAGGAAATGGGTACTACTAA